One genomic window of Devosia salina includes the following:
- a CDS encoding ABC transporter substrate-binding protein — MKHILMLAVSTAALALGAGAAYAECGIEAGSVRILSNDFEALRTINAAAQECASDAVTVTANATAEHKEIQVPALTINPAEYTVAMVANNSIVPLLNDDLIRPLDDLVAKYGQDLQPSQLVKIDGKIMAIAFMGNGQHMFYRKDILEKAGVEPPKSYDDVLAAAAAIKEAGLMEYPLAASVKPGWDLAAEFVNDYLGTGAEFFAPGSAELTIDNENGLAVLKVMRDMTAYMDPDYLTYDATEIQKEYEAGKVAIMNEWGSLAGAVLDDEGAVDGVVENTVLAAAPTIAGGSIPAAALWWDGFTIAKNISDADAEASFQAMVHGISPDMMMANKDVATWLIAGYEPGPAAVGVIANANGGARPYPMQPYMGLLHTALSTELAEFMAGSEDAEQALADVKAAYDTAARGAGFLQ, encoded by the coding sequence ATCCTCAGCAATGATTTCGAGGCCCTGCGCACGATCAATGCGGCCGCCCAGGAATGCGCCTCCGATGCGGTCACGGTGACCGCAAATGCCACGGCCGAGCACAAGGAAATCCAGGTGCCGGCACTGACCATCAACCCGGCCGAATATACGGTCGCCATGGTGGCCAACAATTCCATCGTGCCACTGCTCAACGACGACCTGATCCGGCCGCTCGACGACCTGGTGGCCAAGTATGGCCAGGACCTGCAGCCCAGCCAGCTGGTCAAGATCGACGGCAAGATCATGGCCATCGCCTTCATGGGCAATGGCCAGCACATGTTCTATCGCAAGGACATCCTGGAAAAGGCCGGGGTCGAGCCGCCCAAGAGCTATGACGACGTGCTCGCCGCGGCTGCAGCCATCAAGGAGGCGGGCCTGATGGAGTATCCGCTGGCCGCCTCGGTCAAGCCCGGCTGGGATCTGGCTGCCGAATTCGTCAATGACTATCTGGGCACGGGCGCGGAATTCTTTGCACCCGGCAGCGCCGAGCTGACCATCGACAACGAGAACGGCCTGGCGGTTCTCAAGGTCATGCGCGACATGACCGCCTATATGGATCCCGACTACCTCACCTACGACGCCACCGAAATCCAGAAGGAATACGAGGCCGGCAAGGTTGCCATCATGAACGAATGGGGCTCGCTGGCCGGGGCCGTTCTCGATGATGAAGGCGCCGTGGACGGCGTGGTGGAAAACACCGTTCTCGCAGCGGCGCCCACCATTGCCGGTGGGTCCATCCCGGCAGCGGCGCTGTGGTGGGACGGCTTCACCATCGCCAAGAACATTTCCGATGCGGATGCCGAGGCGTCGTTCCAGGCCATGGTCCACGGCATTTCGCCCGACATGATGATGGCCAACAAGGATGTCGCCACCTGGCTGATCGCCGGCTATGAGCCCGGCCCGGCCGCAGTCGGGGTGATCGCCAACGCCAATGGCGGCGCGCGGCCCTACCCGATGCAGCCCTATATGGGCCTGCTGCACACAGCGCTCTCCACCGAGCTGGCCGAGTTCATGGCCGGCAGCGAAGACGCCGAACAGGCCCTGGCCGACGTCAAGGCAGCCTATGACACGGCCGCCCGCGGGGCCGGCTTCCTCCAGTAG
- a CDS encoding carbohydrate ABC transporter permease — MPHKTFFAFILPSLIAMVLFIALPIVSVVVQSLYVSHEQILVEVENCQPFGGCTKELRVDSAATAALREDQPLGRFNGLGTYVNRAHLATSELGAILATQAGPGEKFAQILNLPFYKALIFTLVYCFVVTPLAMALGFAIALAVNALPKFTKGPIIFFSLLPMIITPLIGSLILYWMLSPNGVLGATIQHIFSDPTLSLRASPALTWGALLTYGVWTNAPFSFVVFYAGLQTVPGDTLESAMIDGASRWERVRYVIIPHLAPLATFVALVQLMDNFRVFEPIVGFSAEANATSLSWLIYNDLSGDSQQFGSAGATSVLTILGVVVLLSPVLVRTWREFKHKAV, encoded by the coding sequence ATGCCGCACAAGACATTCTTTGCTTTCATCCTGCCCTCGCTGATCGCCATGGTGCTGTTCATCGCCCTGCCGATCGTCTCGGTCGTGGTGCAGTCGCTCTATGTCAGCCATGAACAGATCCTGGTGGAAGTCGAGAACTGCCAGCCATTCGGCGGTTGCACCAAGGAACTTCGGGTCGACTCCGCCGCCACGGCCGCCTTGCGCGAAGACCAGCCGCTGGGCCGCTTCAATGGCCTGGGCACCTATGTCAACCGCGCGCACCTGGCCACCAGCGAGCTGGGCGCGATCCTTGCTACCCAAGCCGGCCCCGGCGAGAAGTTCGCACAGATCCTCAACCTGCCTTTCTACAAGGCGCTGATCTTTACCCTGGTCTACTGCTTCGTGGTGACGCCGCTGGCCATGGCTCTGGGCTTTGCCATCGCGCTCGCGGTCAATGCCCTGCCCAAGTTCACCAAGGGCCCCATCATCTTCTTCTCGCTCCTGCCCATGATCATCACGCCGCTGATCGGTTCGCTGATCCTCTATTGGATGCTGAGCCCCAATGGCGTGCTGGGCGCCACCATCCAGCACATCTTCAGCGACCCGACCCTGTCGCTGCGCGCCTCGCCAGCGCTGACCTGGGGAGCGCTGCTGACCTATGGCGTCTGGACCAATGCGCCCTTCTCCTTCGTGGTCTTCTATGCCGGGCTGCAGACCGTGCCGGGCGACACGCTGGAATCGGCCATGATCGACGGCGCCTCGCGCTGGGAGCGTGTCCGCTATGTCATCATTCCCCATCTCGCGCCGCTCGCCACCTTCGTGGCGCTGGTGCAGCTGATGGACAATTTCCGCGTCTTCGAGCCGATCGTGGGCTTCTCTGCCGAGGCCAATGCGACCTCGCTGAGCTGGCTGATCTACAACGATCTGAGCGGGGACTCGCAGCAGTTCGGTTCGGCGGGCGCCACCTCGGTGCTGACCATCCTGGGTGTTGTCGTCCTCCTCTCGCCGGTGCTGGTGCGCACCTGGCGCGAATTCAAGCACAAGGCGGTTTGA
- a CDS encoding carbohydrate ABC transporter permease, giving the protein MSEAMAHKRPVLLNTLIYGFIVLWVILAAVPFLWTVWGSFKVEADFFSRESWWNAIFGTTTIRQTGEAFTGAGYYGAWVIRDFWRAALNTVIVTISVTAISLTLGTLGGYALARSGRNYAFWILIAALVFRAMPHITLVSGYLLPFFQLNIWGVLPTSIIVLVAINQPFTLWMLHSFFLSIPKDLDESAMVDGCTRFQAFRMVIIPVMWPGVVTTALFSFLLGYNDFAVTAMLLSADNQTMVPKISSFLGSIQETGNVMYAVAAVVSATVPLFILVLFFQRQIVSGLTAGAVKG; this is encoded by the coding sequence ATGTCCGAAGCAATGGCCCACAAACGCCCGGTTCTGCTCAATACGCTGATCTACGGATTCATCGTCCTCTGGGTGATCCTGGCGGCCGTGCCTTTCCTGTGGACGGTCTGGGGATCGTTCAAGGTGGAGGCGGACTTCTTCTCCCGCGAGAGCTGGTGGAACGCCATTTTCGGCACCACCACCATTCGTCAGACCGGCGAGGCCTTTACCGGCGCGGGCTATTACGGCGCCTGGGTGATACGCGATTTCTGGCGGGCCGCGCTCAATACGGTCATCGTCACCATCAGCGTCACCGCCATTTCACTGACCCTGGGCACCTTGGGCGGCTATGCCCTGGCCCGCTCTGGCCGCAATTACGCGTTCTGGATCCTGATCGCTGCGCTCGTGTTCCGCGCCATGCCGCATATCACGCTGGTCTCCGGCTATCTGCTGCCCTTCTTCCAGCTCAATATCTGGGGCGTGCTGCCGACCTCGATCATCGTGCTTGTGGCGATCAACCAGCCCTTCACGCTCTGGATGCTGCACTCGTTTTTCCTCTCAATCCCCAAGGATCTCGACGAAAGCGCCATGGTGGATGGCTGCACCCGGTTCCAGGCCTTTCGCATGGTGATCATCCCGGTCATGTGGCCCGGCGTGGTGACGACGGCGCTGTTCAGCTTCCTGCTTGGCTACAATGATTTCGCGGTGACCGCGATGCTGCTGAGCGCCGACAACCAGACCATGGTGCCCAAGATCTCGAGTTTCCTAGGCTCCATCCAGGAGACCGGCAATGTCATGTACGCGGTGGCGGCCGTGGTCTCGGCTACCGTGCCGCTCTTCATCCTCGTGCTCTTCTTCCAACGCCAGATCGTCAGCGGCCTCACCGCAGGCGCAGTGAAAGGCTGA
- a CDS encoding ABC transporter ATP-binding protein — MAQIRLKNVSKRWNNFIGVDNFNLDIADQEFLVLLGPSGCGKTTTMRMIAGLEEITEGEIWIGDRLVNKLEPKDRDISMVFQSYGLYPNMTVYENIRFPLKVRKVPQDQHDERVMKAARMVELEPFLDRRPAALSGGQRQRVALARAIVREPNAFLMDEPLSNLDAKLRVSTRAQIKNLHHALKTTTIYVTHDQIEAMTLADRVVVMNKGVVQQVGTPMEIYDRPANTFVASFIGSPAMNLVAGTISKGVFTSEGIRIEGLPQGVDGAVTLGFRAEDASLAETEGQIEAPIYTVELLGEATMLSMRVAGELVSIKVGKDYRAEIGDRARIAIPASACHLFDQASGTRIGA; from the coding sequence ATGGCGCAGATCCGTCTCAAGAATGTCTCCAAGCGCTGGAACAACTTCATCGGCGTCGATAATTTCAACCTCGATATCGCCGACCAGGAATTCCTGGTCCTGCTGGGGCCTTCGGGCTGCGGCAAGACCACGACCATGCGCATGATCGCCGGGCTCGAGGAGATCACCGAGGGTGAAATCTGGATCGGCGACCGGCTGGTCAACAAGCTCGAACCCAAGGATCGCGACATTTCCATGGTGTTCCAGAGCTATGGGCTCTACCCGAACATGACGGTCTACGAGAACATCCGCTTTCCGCTCAAGGTCCGGAAGGTACCCCAGGACCAGCATGATGAACGGGTCATGAAGGCAGCTCGAATGGTGGAGCTGGAGCCGTTCCTGGACCGGCGTCCGGCGGCCCTGTCCGGCGGGCAGCGCCAGCGCGTCGCCCTGGCCCGGGCCATCGTGCGCGAGCCCAATGCCTTCCTGATGGACGAGCCGCTGTCCAATCTCGATGCCAAGCTGCGGGTTTCAACCCGCGCCCAGATCAAGAACCTGCACCACGCACTCAAGACCACCACCATCTATGTGACCCACGACCAGATCGAGGCCATGACCCTGGCCGACCGCGTGGTGGTGATGAACAAGGGCGTGGTGCAGCAGGTCGGCACGCCCATGGAGATTTATGACCGGCCGGCCAATACCTTCGTCGCCAGCTTCATCGGCTCACCGGCCATGAACCTGGTCGCCGGCACGATCAGCAAAGGGGTCTTCACCAGCGAGGGCATCCGTATCGAAGGCCTGCCACAGGGCGTCGACGGCGCTGTCACGCTTGGCTTCCGGGCGGAAGACGCCAGCCTCGCCGAAACCGAGGGACAGATCGAGGCACCCATCTATACCGTTGAACTGCTGGGTGAGGCCACCATGCTCTCCATGCGGGTCGCCGGCGAACTGGTGTCCATCAAGGTGGGCAAGGACTATCGCGCCGAAATCGGCGATCGCGCCCGCATTGCCATCCCGGCCTCGGCCTGCCATCTGTTCGACCAGGCTAGCGGCACGCGGATCGGAGCATAG
- a CDS encoding amidase, protein MARETAFEDRVRAALDEHGIAVSAVEEAGLLHLAAWMHDGVQRLDLAGQPPVDHQVLDLPISELGQRLRDGRLSAVALVRATLARIAARDPDILSFYRVLAETALREAEAADADLAAGIDRGPLHGIPVGIKDLIDVAGVPTTANAPGRADALAEQDAEVVRRLRAAGAIIMGKLATYEWATVGPDRRGLFPPARNPWNPEHITGGSSSGCAAAVAGGMLRITVGTDTGGSVRGPSFYCGTVGLKPTFGLVPTDGVLELAPSLDHIGPIAASTAEAALTLDVLAGLSGERSAMRRLGEPVSGLRIGYARDWFASDAQTMPAVRDAVDAAVSTLSGQGALVTEVALPDYPDVEVAVAAILHAESFRLHATALRDHPQAYGRRAFLSLAAGVALSGDEVDKARAAGRAFRAAVDDLLDQHDVLITVGALTTALPAAPFEKEAQWTPMRTIGFNVSGHPVLALPVGFHQGLPIGMQIVGRHHAEALVVQFGHAIEVATDFALQRPPGLR, encoded by the coding sequence ATGGCGCGGGAAACCGCTTTCGAGGACCGCGTCAGGGCAGCGCTCGATGAGCATGGAATTGCGGTGTCGGCCGTCGAAGAGGCGGGGCTGCTGCACCTGGCCGCCTGGATGCACGATGGCGTGCAGAGGCTGGACCTGGCCGGCCAACCCCCCGTGGACCACCAGGTGCTCGACCTGCCAATTTCCGAGTTGGGGCAGCGGCTGCGCGACGGACGGCTGAGCGCCGTGGCCCTGGTCCGGGCGACCCTGGCCCGCATCGCTGCCCGCGACCCCGACATCCTGAGTTTCTATCGCGTCCTAGCCGAAACGGCGCTGCGCGAGGCCGAGGCCGCCGATGCGGATCTGGCCGCCGGCATCGACCGCGGACCGCTCCATGGCATCCCGGTCGGCATCAAGGACCTGATCGATGTTGCCGGTGTGCCGACGACCGCCAATGCGCCGGGCCGTGCCGATGCCCTTGCCGAACAGGACGCGGAAGTGGTGCGGCGGCTGCGCGCGGCGGGCGCCATCATCATGGGCAAGCTCGCCACCTATGAATGGGCCACGGTCGGGCCAGACAGGCGGGGCCTCTTCCCGCCGGCCCGCAATCCCTGGAACCCCGAGCATATCACCGGCGGTTCGTCCTCGGGCTGCGCGGCCGCAGTGGCCGGAGGGATGCTGCGCATCACCGTGGGCACCGACACCGGCGGATCGGTGCGGGGGCCATCCTTCTATTGCGGCACGGTCGGGCTCAAGCCCACCTTTGGCCTGGTCCCGACCGATGGTGTGCTCGAACTGGCGCCCAGCCTCGATCATATCGGGCCGATCGCCGCCAGCACCGCCGAGGCCGCCCTGACCCTGGATGTGCTGGCCGGGCTGAGCGGCGAGCGCAGCGCAATGCGGCGCCTTGGCGAGCCGGTCTCGGGCCTGCGGATCGGCTATGCGCGCGACTGGTTTGCCAGCGATGCGCAAACCATGCCGGCTGTGCGGGACGCCGTGGACGCCGCAGTCTCGACGCTGTCGGGGCAGGGCGCACTCGTTACCGAGGTCGCGCTGCCGGACTACCCGGATGTCGAGGTGGCGGTGGCCGCCATTCTTCATGCCGAAAGCTTTCGGCTGCACGCGACTGCGCTGCGCGATCACCCCCAGGCCTATGGCCGCCGCGCCTTCCTCAGCCTTGCGGCGGGGGTGGCGCTGAGCGGCGATGAGGTGGACAAGGCCCGTGCCGCAGGCAGGGCTTTCCGCGCCGCCGTCGACGACCTGCTCGACCAGCACGACGTGCTGATCACAGTGGGGGCGCTGACCACGGCCTTGCCGGCGGCGCCCTTCGAGAAGGAGGCCCAGTGGACGCCGATGCGCACCATCGGCTTCAACGTCTCGGGTCACCCCGTGCTCGCCCTGCCTGTCGGTTTCCATCAGGGATTGCCTATCGGCATGCAGATCGTGGGGCGGCATCATGCCGAGGCGCTGGTGGTCCAGTTCGGCCATGCGATCGAGGTGGCCACCGATTTCGCCCTGCAGCGGCCCCCGGGCCTCCGCTGA